The following proteins come from a genomic window of Dreissena polymorpha isolate Duluth1 chromosome 1, UMN_Dpol_1.0, whole genome shotgun sequence:
- the LOC127855322 gene encoding uncharacterized protein LOC127855322 isoform X1 translates to MGSVQPEASSGHIYLQKDVSGEFMRLVQATTHTSPDLFLEHLLELFMKSEADTKVVKVRPDLAQKFTSAQCKTPFRSNDDLMRHLLNLHVKHQKSATTLSTPPQERRTSGRKSRKSQPKKNYQHTALLDSDEESVEHSPNNVSSNSWKGMSVSGMDDTIDISTQDKSDSSATFDLSRVKQEADDHIAAVKQNEKDSHAIREPLGLHKPLSTHNGTSKLGFQSPGHELVDKTLRQFTTPDWRHHSEPVDHDLSRRPKHEPSSLQSSPQEYIKEEKEAMKNGYNYVLTLTDSSQGKNAMQVPLKYPKSTVHHVSSDEDEPEDLSRIQSTVKHKPENLSVSRNGLPNKGSNDVKYDRNANAVPLSQLQNNQFVAQTQIPIPHNLLFHDPRSVTHVGPPPMLQMKPMPSTVEQNAPHFGQGIQTSVTQSVIMHGHTLLMAQHNVPQSPTGAPLLLRSGLMSPNSSTQILVPIAPLISPSSGGGHPQPNTPNLSSSEDTQTQDSPETARKKRKKMEDTTVFRDPPEQSLPFNGPNKYRFYCDVCDTGFTRRYTFNRHKCKGRVEKHYCQLCDKAYLSKYKLKDHILVKHEGQTVSCPECGKRFSSRSSMEMHKKQQHEGQYSIFCKICGKGFNHTGHYYGHMNKHTNTKPFWCQQCGKRFYGSSYLHNHKQVCRGNNDMNFACSVCDRKFKCELYLKKHMKIHDNTPIISNPDVVKASDEDLANAGVNLAEMDDSQSLDSINGEKFGFGQPIFPNGPDQSDSNSSFMDDAEPLVKEGNNNNESQQVVAT, encoded by the exons ATGGGGAGTGTGCAACCTGAGGCCTCTAGTGGCCATATTTACCTGCAGAAAGATGTGTCAGGCGAATTTATGCGTTTGGTGCAGGCCACAACGCACACAAGTCCTGACTTGTTCCTCGAGCATTTGCTAGAACTGTTCATGAAGTCAGAAGCAGATACCAAAGTTGTAAAAGTAAGGCCAGATCTCGCTCAGAAGTTCACATCAGCTCAGTGTAAAACCCCTTTTCGGTCCAATGATGATTTGATGCGACACCTGCTTAATCTCCATGTCAA GCATCAAAAATCAGCAACTACGTTGTCCACACCACCTCAAGAGAGACGCACTAGTGGTAGAAAAAGTAGAAAGTCCCAACCAAAGAAAAACTACCAGCACACAGCTCTTCTCGACTCTGATGAGGAGTCAGTGGAACACTCACCAAATAATGTTTCCTCCAATTCTTGGAAAGGAATGTCTGTGAGTGGTATGGATGATACTATAGACATTTCTACCCAAGACAAAAGTGATTCAAGTGCAACATTTGACCTTTCGAGAGTTAAACAGGAGGCTGACGACCATATCGCAGCTGTTAAGCAGAATGAAAAAG ACTCACATGCCATCAGGGAACCTCTGGGCTTGCACAAACCTCTGTCCACACACAATGGGACCAGCAAGCTGGGTTTTCAGAGCCCTGGGCACGAGCTCGTTGACAAGACGTTGCGCCAGTTTACCACGCCTGACTGGAGGCACCACTCAGAGCCCGTAGACCATGACCTCTCTAGGCGCCCCAAGCATGAGCCCTCGTCCTTACAGTCCAGTCCGCAGGAGTATATCAAGGAGGAGAAGGAGGCCATGAAAAATGGCTACAACTATGTACTAACCCTGACTGATAGCAGTCAGGGCAAGAATGCGATGCAAGTGCCTCTCAAGTACCCGAAATCCACAGTTCACCATGTGTCTTCCGATGAAGATGAGCCTGAAGACCTCTCCAGGATTCAAAGTACAGTGAAGCATAAGCCAGAAAACCTGTCTGTGTCCAGGAATGGTTTACCTAACAAAGGCAGTAATGATGTTAAATATGACAGAAACGCAAATGCTGTTCCCCTGTCTCAGCTGCAGAACAACCAGTTTGTTGCTCAAACCCAGATCCCAATACCTCATAATCTTTTGTTCCATGACCCACGCAGTGTCACCCATGTAGGGCCCCCACCAATGCTGCAGATGAAACCCATGCCATCGACAGTGGAGCAGAACGCCCCACACTTCGGTCAAGGGATTCAGACCTCGGTTACACAGAGTGTCATTATGCATGGTCACACATTGTTAATGGCCCAGCATAATGTCCCACAATCTCCAACTGGCGCCCCCTTGTTGTTGAGATCTGGGTTAATGTCTCCTAACAGCAGTACCCAGATCTTGGTACCAATCGCCCCATTGATATCGCCCAGCAGTGGTGGTGGCCATCCTCAACCAAATACCCCAAACCTGAGCAGCTCTGAAGACACTCAAACCCAGGACAGCCCCGAAACTGCGCGGAAAAAGAGGAAGAAAATGGAGGACACAACAGTTTTTAGAGACCCTCCTGAGCAGTCCCTGCCTTTCAACGGGCCAAACAAGTACCGCTTTTACTGCGACGTTTGTGACACGGGTTTCACAAGGCGCTACACCTTCAATCGGCACAAGTGCAAGGGCCGTGTTGAGAAGCACTACTGTCAACTGTGTGACAAAGCCTACCTTTCCAAGTACAAGCTGAAGGACCACATCCTGGTGAAGCACGAGGGCCAGACTGTCAGCTGCCCGGAGTGTGGTAAGCGCTTTTCATCTCGATCCTCCATGGAAATGCACAAAAAGCAACAACACGAAGGCCAGTACAGCATCTTCTGCAAAATTTGTGGCAAGGGGTTTAACCATACAGGGCATTACTATGGCCACATGAATAAGCACACCAATACCAAGCCTTTCTGGTGCCAGCAGTGTGGCAAGCGGTTCTATGGCTCGTCTTACCTGCACAATCACAAGCAGGTCTGCAGAGGTAACAATGACATGAACTTTGCCTGTAGTGTATGCGACCGAAAATTCAAATGCGAGCTTTACCTGAAGAAGCACATGAAGATACATGACAACACTCCGATCATTTCCAATCCAGATGTTGTAAAGGCCTCTGATGAAGACTTGGCAAATGCCGGTGTAAACCTGGCAGAAATGGACGATTCACAGTCCCTAGACAGCATCAATGGAGAGAAGTTTGGTTTTGGACAGCCTATATTCCCTAATGGACCAGACCAGTCGGATTCCAATTCCAGCTTCATGGACGATGCTGAGCCTTTGGTTAAGGAAGGAAATAACAACAATGAAAGTCAACAGGTTGTGGCTACCTAG